A section of the Euwallacea fornicatus isolate EFF26 chromosome 24, ASM4011564v1, whole genome shotgun sequence genome encodes:
- the Orc3 gene encoding origin recognition complex subunit 3 isoform X3, with product MFSNNLWYQEFTSLWEAISHEYETLTAQMFASTTSDLLRFVETSRAEPDEIPAAALLTGINMPDHEAQFKNLDKLLKDRITPHVALLRSQQCGKLKNLIESMIGQFLNNETTITPSLPLLQRWYDDLYETETKKLKLAVIIPDFEAFSPKVLQNFILIISSYLHKLPFVLIFGIATSISSLYTSLPYHVISKINVQVFKCQPSIVHLNNVLEELLFTPFCPFQLGGRVFDLFTEIFLFYDFSVHNFVQNIKIAMMEHFCQGNAMALCQTDKRGIKEVIDLFEHDDYESVRHLLSFRNLVEAEPPENRIKLLTDDQYLKMVLYDKVIAVQKYTRRLHVFLKCLHVLVRDLPGAPMGKNIREIYALTVRKTITESQEYKECFQLLSFQSKDELSSKLEKITKVMECYINTGSKKTQLKDFCMTIKRFKNELDVLDSIDVTNVEVESIQDVALSGLTDRKALKEALMSLSKQQIKPLNKYEKLRGEILNFLSKNFEIFMVHPSSLHLYEICFFDDISIKDKIVGTHRSAIHNALNDPYYYLQCKCCEISNTRTVKATMPDICIAYKLHLEWGKMINLYDWLLAFLCVVDPREDDDLDDKSKKVVNPELQARFTQAVAELEYLGFIKSSKRKMDHVMRLTWEG from the exons atgttttcgaataatttatgGTACCAAGAGTTTACATCTCTATGGGAAGCTATTAGTCATGAATACGAG ACCTTAACAGCTCAAATGTTTGCTTCCACAACATCAGACTTATTAAGATTTGTCGAAACAAGCCGTGCAGAGCCTGATGAAATTCCTGCTGCAGCATTATTAACAG GTATTAACATGCCCGATCACGAAGCACAGTTCAAGAACTTGGACAAACTTCTGAAAGATCGTATAACGCCACACGTGGCTCTTTTACGTAGTCAGCAATgcggaaaacttaaaaatctaATTGAATCCATGATTGGCCAGTTTCTGAATAATGAAA ctACAATTACTCCCAGCCTTCCATTGTTGCAAAGGTGGTATGATGACTTATATGAGACTGAAACGAAGAAACTCAAATTAGCGGTGATCATTCCAGATTTTGAAGCCTTTAGTCCTAAGgtgttacaaaatttcatcttGATTATTAGTTCGTATCTACATAAGCTTccttttgtattaatttttgggaTAGCCACTTCGATATCTTCTTTGTATACATCATTGCCTTATCAC GTTATATCTAAAATCAATGTGCAAGTATTTAAATGCCAACCATCTATAGTACACTTGAACAATGTGTTAGAGGAGTTGCTCTTCACGCCATTCTGCCCCTTTCAATTGGGAGGCAGAGTTTTTGATTTGTTCaccgaaatttttttgttttacgatttttcagttcacaattttgtacaaaatattaag ATTGCCATGATGGAGCACTTTTGTCAAGGCAACGCTATGGCCCTCTGTCAAACTGACAAAAGGGGGATCAAAGAAGTAATAGATCTGTTTGAACACGATGATTATGAGAGCGTCCGTCATCTGTTATCATTTAGGAATCTTGTTGAAGCTGAGCCACCTGAAAATAGAATTAAGCTCTTGACGGACGACCAATATTTAAAGATGGTTTTATATGACAAAGTGATAGCAGTTCAGAAGTATACCAGGAGATTGCATGTATTTTTGAAGTGTTTGCATGTCCTGGTGAGAGATTTGCCTGGTGCTCCCATGGGAAAGAAT aTCAGAGAGATTTATGCTTTGACTGTCAGGAAAACCATAACTGAATCTCAAGAATACAAGGAGTGTTTTCAATTGCTTAGCTTCCAATCCAAAGATGAACTGAGttctaaattggaaaaaatcacCAAAGTAATGGAATGCTACATTAACACCGGCAGTAAAAAGACGCAATTAAAAGACTTCTGTATGAcaataaaacgttttaaaaacgaATTAGATGTTCTTGATTCGATcgatgttacgaatgttgagGTTGAATCGATTCAAGATGTTGCTCTGAGTGGGCTTACTGACAGAAAAGCTCTGAAAGAG gcGCTTATGTCACTTTCgaaacaacaaataaaaccGCTTAACAAGTATGAAAAGCTAAGAGGGGAAATTctgaattttctttcaaaaaatttcgaaatcttTATGGTTCATCCGAGCTCATTGCATTTGTATGAAATATGTTTCTTCGATGATATTTCCATCAAAGATAAGATAGTTGGAACTCACCGTTCGGCCATACATAACGCCCTCAACGATCCGTATTATTATTTGCAG TGTAAATGTtgcgaaatttcaaatactcGAACGGTCAAAGCTACGATGCCTGATATTTGCATTGCATATAAGCTCCATCTGGAATGGGgcaaaatgattaatttataTGATTGGCTGTTGGCGTTTTTATGTGTTGTAGATCCTAGAGAAGACGATGATTTGGATGATAAGTCTAAGAAGGTGGTTAATCCTGAATTACA AGCTCGTTTTACACAAGCCGTAGCCGAATTGGAATATCTTGGGTTTATAAAGAGctccaaaagaaaaatggatCATGTGATGCGTTTGACTTGGGAGGGATAA
- the Orc3 gene encoding origin recognition complex subunit 3 isoform X2, with product MGVFVFKNGLRNTSKKVYKSSKKSNMFSNNLWYQEFTSLWEAISHEYETLTAQMFASTTSDLLRFVETSRAEPDEIPAAALLTGINMPDHEAQFKNLDKLLKDRITPHVALLRSQQCGKLKNLIESMIGQFLNNETTITPSLPLLQRWYDDLYETETKKLKLAVIIPDFEAFSPKVLQNFILIISSYLHKLPFVLIFGIATSISSLYTSLPYHVISKINVQVFKCQPSIVHLNNVLEELLFTPFCPFQLGGRVFDLFTEIFLFYDFSVHNFVQNIKIAMMEHFCQGNAMALCQTDKRGIKEVIDLFEHDDYESVRHLLSFRNLVEAEPPENRIKLLTDDQYLKMVLYDKVIAVQKYTRRLHVFLKCLHVLVRDLPGAPMGKNIREIYALTVRKTITESQEYKECFQLLSFQSKDELSSKLEKITKVMECYINTGSKKTQLKDFCMTIKRFKNELDVLDSIDVTNVEVESIQDVALSGLTDRKALKEALMSLSKQQIKPLNKYEKLRGEILNFLSKNFEIFMVHPSSLHLYEICFFDDISIKDKIVGTHRSAIHNALNDPYYYLQCKCCEISNTRTVKATMPDICIAYKLHLEWGKMINLYDWLLAFLCVVDPREDDDLDDKSKKVVNPELQARFTQAVAELEYLGFIKSSKRKMDHVMRLTWEG from the exons GgtgtatttgtatttaaaaatgggCTCAGGAATACATCCAAGAAAGTATATAAGTCCagcaaaaaatcaaacatgttttcgaataatttatgGTACCAAGAGTTTACATCTCTATGGGAAGCTATTAGTCATGAATACGAG ACCTTAACAGCTCAAATGTTTGCTTCCACAACATCAGACTTATTAAGATTTGTCGAAACAAGCCGTGCAGAGCCTGATGAAATTCCTGCTGCAGCATTATTAACAG GTATTAACATGCCCGATCACGAAGCACAGTTCAAGAACTTGGACAAACTTCTGAAAGATCGTATAACGCCACACGTGGCTCTTTTACGTAGTCAGCAATgcggaaaacttaaaaatctaATTGAATCCATGATTGGCCAGTTTCTGAATAATGAAA ctACAATTACTCCCAGCCTTCCATTGTTGCAAAGGTGGTATGATGACTTATATGAGACTGAAACGAAGAAACTCAAATTAGCGGTGATCATTCCAGATTTTGAAGCCTTTAGTCCTAAGgtgttacaaaatttcatcttGATTATTAGTTCGTATCTACATAAGCTTccttttgtattaatttttgggaTAGCCACTTCGATATCTTCTTTGTATACATCATTGCCTTATCAC GTTATATCTAAAATCAATGTGCAAGTATTTAAATGCCAACCATCTATAGTACACTTGAACAATGTGTTAGAGGAGTTGCTCTTCACGCCATTCTGCCCCTTTCAATTGGGAGGCAGAGTTTTTGATTTGTTCaccgaaatttttttgttttacgatttttcagttcacaattttgtacaaaatattaag ATTGCCATGATGGAGCACTTTTGTCAAGGCAACGCTATGGCCCTCTGTCAAACTGACAAAAGGGGGATCAAAGAAGTAATAGATCTGTTTGAACACGATGATTATGAGAGCGTCCGTCATCTGTTATCATTTAGGAATCTTGTTGAAGCTGAGCCACCTGAAAATAGAATTAAGCTCTTGACGGACGACCAATATTTAAAGATGGTTTTATATGACAAAGTGATAGCAGTTCAGAAGTATACCAGGAGATTGCATGTATTTTTGAAGTGTTTGCATGTCCTGGTGAGAGATTTGCCTGGTGCTCCCATGGGAAAGAAT aTCAGAGAGATTTATGCTTTGACTGTCAGGAAAACCATAACTGAATCTCAAGAATACAAGGAGTGTTTTCAATTGCTTAGCTTCCAATCCAAAGATGAACTGAGttctaaattggaaaaaatcacCAAAGTAATGGAATGCTACATTAACACCGGCAGTAAAAAGACGCAATTAAAAGACTTCTGTATGAcaataaaacgttttaaaaacgaATTAGATGTTCTTGATTCGATcgatgttacgaatgttgagGTTGAATCGATTCAAGATGTTGCTCTGAGTGGGCTTACTGACAGAAAAGCTCTGAAAGAG gcGCTTATGTCACTTTCgaaacaacaaataaaaccGCTTAACAAGTATGAAAAGCTAAGAGGGGAAATTctgaattttctttcaaaaaatttcgaaatcttTATGGTTCATCCGAGCTCATTGCATTTGTATGAAATATGTTTCTTCGATGATATTTCCATCAAAGATAAGATAGTTGGAACTCACCGTTCGGCCATACATAACGCCCTCAACGATCCGTATTATTATTTGCAG TGTAAATGTtgcgaaatttcaaatactcGAACGGTCAAAGCTACGATGCCTGATATTTGCATTGCATATAAGCTCCATCTGGAATGGGgcaaaatgattaatttataTGATTGGCTGTTGGCGTTTTTATGTGTTGTAGATCCTAGAGAAGACGATGATTTGGATGATAAGTCTAAGAAGGTGGTTAATCCTGAATTACA AGCTCGTTTTACACAAGCCGTAGCCGAATTGGAATATCTTGGGTTTATAAAGAGctccaaaagaaaaatggatCATGTGATGCGTTTGACTTGGGAGGGATAA
- the Orc3 gene encoding origin recognition complex subunit 3 isoform X1, which translates to MAKNETISVSKGVFVFKNGLRNTSKKVYKSSKKSNMFSNNLWYQEFTSLWEAISHEYETLTAQMFASTTSDLLRFVETSRAEPDEIPAAALLTGINMPDHEAQFKNLDKLLKDRITPHVALLRSQQCGKLKNLIESMIGQFLNNETTITPSLPLLQRWYDDLYETETKKLKLAVIIPDFEAFSPKVLQNFILIISSYLHKLPFVLIFGIATSISSLYTSLPYHVISKINVQVFKCQPSIVHLNNVLEELLFTPFCPFQLGGRVFDLFTEIFLFYDFSVHNFVQNIKIAMMEHFCQGNAMALCQTDKRGIKEVIDLFEHDDYESVRHLLSFRNLVEAEPPENRIKLLTDDQYLKMVLYDKVIAVQKYTRRLHVFLKCLHVLVRDLPGAPMGKNIREIYALTVRKTITESQEYKECFQLLSFQSKDELSSKLEKITKVMECYINTGSKKTQLKDFCMTIKRFKNELDVLDSIDVTNVEVESIQDVALSGLTDRKALKEALMSLSKQQIKPLNKYEKLRGEILNFLSKNFEIFMVHPSSLHLYEICFFDDISIKDKIVGTHRSAIHNALNDPYYYLQCKCCEISNTRTVKATMPDICIAYKLHLEWGKMINLYDWLLAFLCVVDPREDDDLDDKSKKVVNPELQARFTQAVAELEYLGFIKSSKRKMDHVMRLTWEG; encoded by the exons atggcaaaaaatgaaactatATCAGTTTCTAAG GgtgtatttgtatttaaaaatgggCTCAGGAATACATCCAAGAAAGTATATAAGTCCagcaaaaaatcaaacatgttttcgaataatttatgGTACCAAGAGTTTACATCTCTATGGGAAGCTATTAGTCATGAATACGAG ACCTTAACAGCTCAAATGTTTGCTTCCACAACATCAGACTTATTAAGATTTGTCGAAACAAGCCGTGCAGAGCCTGATGAAATTCCTGCTGCAGCATTATTAACAG GTATTAACATGCCCGATCACGAAGCACAGTTCAAGAACTTGGACAAACTTCTGAAAGATCGTATAACGCCACACGTGGCTCTTTTACGTAGTCAGCAATgcggaaaacttaaaaatctaATTGAATCCATGATTGGCCAGTTTCTGAATAATGAAA ctACAATTACTCCCAGCCTTCCATTGTTGCAAAGGTGGTATGATGACTTATATGAGACTGAAACGAAGAAACTCAAATTAGCGGTGATCATTCCAGATTTTGAAGCCTTTAGTCCTAAGgtgttacaaaatttcatcttGATTATTAGTTCGTATCTACATAAGCTTccttttgtattaatttttgggaTAGCCACTTCGATATCTTCTTTGTATACATCATTGCCTTATCAC GTTATATCTAAAATCAATGTGCAAGTATTTAAATGCCAACCATCTATAGTACACTTGAACAATGTGTTAGAGGAGTTGCTCTTCACGCCATTCTGCCCCTTTCAATTGGGAGGCAGAGTTTTTGATTTGTTCaccgaaatttttttgttttacgatttttcagttcacaattttgtacaaaatattaag ATTGCCATGATGGAGCACTTTTGTCAAGGCAACGCTATGGCCCTCTGTCAAACTGACAAAAGGGGGATCAAAGAAGTAATAGATCTGTTTGAACACGATGATTATGAGAGCGTCCGTCATCTGTTATCATTTAGGAATCTTGTTGAAGCTGAGCCACCTGAAAATAGAATTAAGCTCTTGACGGACGACCAATATTTAAAGATGGTTTTATATGACAAAGTGATAGCAGTTCAGAAGTATACCAGGAGATTGCATGTATTTTTGAAGTGTTTGCATGTCCTGGTGAGAGATTTGCCTGGTGCTCCCATGGGAAAGAAT aTCAGAGAGATTTATGCTTTGACTGTCAGGAAAACCATAACTGAATCTCAAGAATACAAGGAGTGTTTTCAATTGCTTAGCTTCCAATCCAAAGATGAACTGAGttctaaattggaaaaaatcacCAAAGTAATGGAATGCTACATTAACACCGGCAGTAAAAAGACGCAATTAAAAGACTTCTGTATGAcaataaaacgttttaaaaacgaATTAGATGTTCTTGATTCGATcgatgttacgaatgttgagGTTGAATCGATTCAAGATGTTGCTCTGAGTGGGCTTACTGACAGAAAAGCTCTGAAAGAG gcGCTTATGTCACTTTCgaaacaacaaataaaaccGCTTAACAAGTATGAAAAGCTAAGAGGGGAAATTctgaattttctttcaaaaaatttcgaaatcttTATGGTTCATCCGAGCTCATTGCATTTGTATGAAATATGTTTCTTCGATGATATTTCCATCAAAGATAAGATAGTTGGAACTCACCGTTCGGCCATACATAACGCCCTCAACGATCCGTATTATTATTTGCAG TGTAAATGTtgcgaaatttcaaatactcGAACGGTCAAAGCTACGATGCCTGATATTTGCATTGCATATAAGCTCCATCTGGAATGGGgcaaaatgattaatttataTGATTGGCTGTTGGCGTTTTTATGTGTTGTAGATCCTAGAGAAGACGATGATTTGGATGATAAGTCTAAGAAGGTGGTTAATCCTGAATTACA AGCTCGTTTTACACAAGCCGTAGCCGAATTGGAATATCTTGGGTTTATAAAGAGctccaaaagaaaaatggatCATGTGATGCGTTTGACTTGGGAGGGATAA